Proteins co-encoded in one Acidobacteriota bacterium genomic window:
- the folP gene encoding dihydropteroate synthase yields the protein MVQAIDLARGRTITFGRIPLVMGIVNVTPDSFSDGGVHYRSDVAIDAAIRMAEEGAAIVDVGGESTRPGALPASLEEELERVMPVIEGIRQRSEIAISIDTMKAEVARRALDSGADIVNDVTAMRHDAEMAGVVASSGAPVILMHMRGEPRTMQSNIHYDDLMGEIAAELAERVEAAGAAGIDRSRILVDPGIGFGKTFEHNAEILRDFSTLEALGPVVIGASRKAFIGHVTGRAAGPDRVAGSLAAVAAAAAGGAAIVRVHDVGSTIDFLRVYDAIRGGGE from the coding sequence CTGGTTCAGGCCATCGATCTCGCCCGGGGAAGAACGATTACGTTCGGGAGAATTCCACTCGTGATGGGGATCGTGAACGTGACTCCCGACTCGTTCTCGGACGGAGGAGTTCACTATCGGTCGGATGTCGCCATCGATGCGGCGATCCGGATGGCCGAAGAGGGGGCGGCAATCGTCGATGTCGGAGGCGAATCCACCAGACCGGGGGCGCTCCCCGCGAGCCTCGAGGAAGAGCTCGAGCGAGTAATGCCGGTGATCGAGGGGATTCGCCAGCGGTCGGAGATCGCGATCTCGATCGATACCATGAAAGCGGAAGTGGCGCGCAGGGCGCTCGATTCGGGCGCCGACATCGTGAACGACGTCACGGCGATGAGGCACGACGCTGAAATGGCGGGGGTCGTCGCTTCGTCGGGCGCTCCGGTGATTCTGATGCACATGCGCGGAGAGCCGCGCACCATGCAGAGCAACATTCACTACGACGACCTCATGGGAGAGATCGCGGCGGAGCTGGCCGAGCGTGTCGAGGCAGCCGGGGCTGCCGGAATCGATCGGTCCCGGATCCTGGTCGATCCGGGAATCGGATTCGGGAAGACGTTCGAGCACAACGCGGAGATCCTTCGGGATTTCTCCACTCTCGAGGCTCTGGGCCCGGTGGTGATCGGCGCTTCCCGCAAGGCTTTCATCGGTCATGTGACGGGTCGCGCAGCCGGTCCGGATCGGGTCGCCGGCTCGCTCGCGGCAGTCGCGGCGGCGGCCGCGGGCGGGGCCGCCATCGTCCGCGTTCACGACGTCGGTTCGACGATTGATTTTCTGAGGGTGTACGATGCCATCCGCGGCGGGGGTGAATGA
- the cdaA gene encoding diadenylate cyclase CdaA: MSEFFQKIASIEFGWRDFIDILVVAIILYNILVLIRGTRAMQMLLGLLVLFATNFVAELMNFAALDQLSGALLLYIPFAIIVLFQHEIRRALASFGRTPLVSLLQENRTRGEDYSPIVRTAERLASEKTGALIVLERTQSLKLYTDSGKRLDAIVSSELLISLFQHTTPLHDGAVVIQGSRVIAAGVFLPLSSSTKISKQYGTRHRAALGLSEETDAFIVVVSEENGSMGVALDGVLYENLSPETLAEMTKIHVINDRLGRR, translated from the coding sequence ATGAGCGAGTTTTTTCAGAAAATCGCCTCGATCGAATTCGGGTGGCGGGACTTCATCGACATACTGGTCGTGGCGATCATTCTGTACAACATCCTCGTTCTCATCAGGGGAACCAGGGCGATGCAGATGCTCCTCGGGCTCCTCGTCCTGTTCGCGACGAACTTCGTCGCGGAGCTGATGAACTTCGCTGCGCTCGACCAGCTCTCCGGCGCACTTCTGCTCTACATTCCGTTCGCCATCATCGTTCTGTTTCAGCACGAGATCCGGAGGGCGCTGGCATCGTTCGGCCGGACGCCGCTCGTGTCGCTGCTCCAGGAAAATCGAACGCGGGGGGAGGACTATTCGCCGATCGTCCGGACCGCAGAACGACTGGCGAGCGAAAAGACCGGCGCGCTGATCGTGCTCGAACGGACGCAGAGTCTCAAGCTCTACACCGACAGCGGCAAGCGGCTCGATGCGATCGTCTCCTCGGAGTTGCTGATCAGTCTGTTTCAGCACACGACTCCGCTTCACGATGGCGCCGTGGTGATTCAGGGGAGTCGCGTCATCGCAGCGGGGGTCTTTCTGCCGCTGAGCAGCTCGACGAAAATCTCCAAGCAGTACGGTACCAGGCATCGTGCGGCTCTCGGCCTCAGCGAAGAGACGGATGCATTCATCGTGGTGGTTTCGGAGGAGAACGGCTCGATGGGAGTCGCTCTCGACGGCGTCCTTTACGAGAATCTGAGTCCCGAGACACTGGCTGAAATGACGAAGATACACGTGATCAACGACAGGTTGGGGAGGCGCTGA